From one Thalassospira lucentensis genomic stretch:
- a CDS encoding DUF1801 domain-containing protein: MSNASAPKLLSSTNPQITKGDDNEPVQAYIAAMPDWKSAIGRRIDTLVEQVFPTVRKAVKWNTPLYGKEDGWFLAMYCYKKYVQITFMQGTSLTPVPPFTSKVEGIRYLNIHEDDQLDEAQLTDWIRQASKLPGKKL, from the coding sequence ATGAGCAATGCCAGCGCGCCAAAGCTGCTTTCAAGCACCAACCCGCAAATCACCAAGGGTGACGACAACGAACCGGTGCAGGCCTATATCGCCGCAATGCCTGACTGGAAAAGCGCGATCGGGCGGCGCATTGACACCCTTGTCGAGCAGGTCTTTCCCACTGTCCGCAAGGCCGTCAAATGGAATACGCCGCTTTATGGCAAGGAAGACGGCTGGTTTCTGGCGATGTATTGCTACAAAAAATACGTCCAGATTACCTTCATGCAGGGCACGTCCCTGACCCCGGTGCCACCGTTTACCTCCAAGGTCGAAGGCATCCGCTACCTCAATATCCACGAGGATGATCAACTCGACGAAGCCCAACTCACCGACTGGATCAGACAGGCCAGCAAATTGCCGGGGAAAAAGCTTTGA
- a CDS encoding calcium-binding protein, with the protein MADVIYGTDGADVLVGTDEGELIFGRAGGDYIRGLGGNDRFYEVGPGDDTLDGGAGHDHFHASIGNDTLIGGSGNDQLDGGPDADIIDGGPGRDEIQFSYSNDAIKEGVIVNLATGIGSGGDAEGDRYSNIEDIRDSRYGDILIGNNGNNAFYQSYNGAGEGDIMMGGGGDDKFYASSSSTFSEDQTSFFIGGEGSDTISYIAGWGNDAPYGEYGPQPVINLETGSGRTGDHFSGIENVDGSNQSDLIIGDDNDNRLIGNKGGDTIYGRDGDDFIVGENIHGEAGNDTLTGEGYDVSLYGGDGHDTLDAGPIAHEVFSDNILSGGGGNDWLQGNVGNDTFVFDAEASSRDRVVDFESGNDGDTLLLTADLQARSGITDFDSLLDHASETDGGDLYIDFSNGDPWTFGVIVEDTAKADLTPDNVMFAEV; encoded by the coding sequence ATGGCTGATGTCATCTATGGGACCGACGGGGCAGATGTGCTTGTCGGAACGGACGAAGGCGAACTGATTTTCGGGCGCGCTGGCGGTGATTATATCCGCGGGCTTGGCGGGAATGACCGTTTCTATGAAGTCGGGCCGGGGGACGATACGCTTGATGGTGGTGCCGGACATGATCATTTCCACGCCAGCATCGGTAACGATACGCTGATCGGTGGTTCGGGCAATGACCAGCTTGATGGCGGTCCGGATGCCGATATCATCGATGGCGGCCCTGGTCGGGATGAAATTCAATTTTCCTATTCAAATGACGCGATCAAGGAAGGTGTCATTGTCAATCTTGCCACCGGCATCGGTTCGGGCGGTGATGCCGAAGGCGACCGTTACAGCAATATCGAAGATATCCGTGATTCACGCTATGGCGACATTCTGATCGGCAATAACGGCAACAACGCCTTTTACCAGAGCTATAACGGTGCAGGCGAAGGCGACATCATGATGGGTGGTGGGGGCGATGACAAATTCTACGCCAGCAGCAGTTCCACCTTTTCCGAAGATCAGACCAGCTTTTTCATCGGCGGCGAAGGGTCTGATACCATCAGCTATATCGCCGGTTGGGGCAACGATGCGCCTTATGGGGAATATGGTCCGCAGCCGGTGATCAATCTTGAGACCGGATCGGGGCGGACCGGCGATCATTTTTCCGGCATCGAAAATGTCGATGGCAGCAATCAAAGCGACCTGATCATTGGCGATGACAACGACAACCGGCTGATCGGCAACAAGGGCGGCGATACCATCTATGGCCGCGATGGCGACGATTTCATTGTTGGCGAAAACATCCATGGCGAAGCCGGAAATGATACGCTTACCGGCGAAGGATATGACGTCTCGCTGTATGGTGGCGATGGCCATGACACGCTTGATGCCGGCCCCATAGCCCATGAAGTTTTCTCCGACAACATCCTTTCGGGTGGTGGCGGCAATGACTGGCTTCAGGGCAATGTCGGCAACGATACTTTCGTCTTCGACGCCGAAGCCTCCAGCCGGGATCGGGTGGTTGATTTCGAAAGCGGCAATGATGGCGATACCCTGCTTCTCACCGCGGATCTTCAGGCAAGGTCCGGCATCACCGATTTCGACAGCCTGCTGGATCACGCCAGCGAAACCGATGGCGGCGATCTATACATTGATTTCAGCAATGGCGATCCCTGGACCTTTGGCGTGATTGTCGAGGATACGGCAAAGGCCGACCTGACCCCGGACAATGTCATGTTCGCCGAGGTCTGA
- a CDS encoding ABC-F family ATP-binding cassette domain-containing protein: MLQITDLTYRIGGRMILDHVTLTVPDGHKLGLIGRNGAGKSTLLKLISGEIASDGGDVSISNRTRMGVVSQEAPAGSRSLLDTVLAADTERAALLHEAETVTDPNRIGDIYTRLADIDAHTAEARAASILSGLGFDAEAQQRPCDDFSGGWRMRVALAATLFLRPDLLLLDEPTNHLDLEATIWLENYLINYPGTIILISHDRDLLNRVVKHIAHLTDGKVTMYGGNYDKFAKTRREQLELASKHYEKQIAQQKHLQSFIDRFRAKASKAKQAQSRIKMLEKMGPAIPVVEDRGISFDFPSPKELPPPLINIHGGDVGYAEGKPVLRNISLRIDMDDRIALLGANGNGKSTLAKLLANRLELMAGEKHSSNKLRIGYFAQHQTDELRPDETPYQHMASLMPDVIEHKVRAQLGRFAFEGQKGDTKVKDLSGGEKARLLFALMTLDAPHMLILDEPTNHLDIDSRDALNHALNAYEGAVIIISHDPYLIEACADRLILVADGTVNAFDGDVAEYRQYLLNRARDERRADKAEANENGEPARPEDKGNRKALRQQAAEKRKAAAPIKREIENLEKQMEKLSARRDKIKEEMADPALYEPDNATKLTTLQKDLGKIENELAEIETRWMEKQEEYEQKVA, translated from the coding sequence ATGCTGCAAATTACCGATCTGACCTACCGCATTGGCGGCCGTATGATCCTTGATCACGTGACCCTGACCGTGCCCGACGGGCACAAACTGGGCCTGATCGGACGCAACGGGGCCGGCAAATCCACGCTTCTGAAACTGATTTCGGGCGAAATCGCATCCGATGGTGGCGATGTATCGATTTCAAACCGCACCCGCATGGGCGTTGTATCGCAGGAAGCCCCCGCCGGTTCGCGATCCCTGCTTGATACGGTTCTGGCCGCCGATACGGAACGTGCCGCCCTTCTGCACGAAGCCGAAACCGTCACCGACCCGAACCGGATTGGCGATATCTATACCCGCCTTGCCGATATCGATGCCCACACCGCCGAGGCGCGCGCGGCATCCATCCTGTCAGGTCTTGGCTTTGATGCCGAAGCCCAGCAACGCCCGTGTGATGATTTTTCCGGTGGCTGGCGCATGCGTGTCGCCCTGGCGGCGACCCTGTTCCTGCGGCCTGATCTGCTGCTGCTCGACGAGCCGACCAACCACCTTGATCTTGAAGCGACCATCTGGCTTGAAAACTATCTGATCAACTATCCCGGCACGATCATCCTGATCAGTCACGACCGCGATCTTCTGAACCGCGTTGTCAAACATATTGCCCATCTGACCGATGGCAAGGTCACGATGTATGGCGGCAATTACGACAAATTTGCCAAGACACGCCGCGAACAGCTTGAACTGGCATCAAAGCATTACGAAAAACAGATCGCCCAGCAAAAGCATCTGCAATCCTTCATCGACCGCTTCCGCGCCAAGGCCAGCAAGGCCAAGCAGGCGCAAAGCCGCATCAAGATGCTGGAAAAAATGGGTCCGGCCATTCCAGTGGTCGAAGATCGCGGCATTTCGTTCGACTTCCCAAGCCCCAAGGAACTGCCCCCGCCCCTGATCAATATTCATGGTGGCGATGTCGGTTATGCCGAAGGCAAACCGGTCTTGCGCAATATCAGCCTGCGCATCGATATGGATGACCGCATCGCACTTCTGGGGGCGAACGGTAACGGCAAATCGACGCTGGCCAAGCTGCTTGCCAACCGGCTTGAACTGATGGCGGGCGAAAAACATTCATCAAACAAACTGCGCATCGGTTATTTCGCGCAGCACCAGACCGATGAACTGCGCCCCGATGAAACCCCCTATCAGCATATGGCGTCCCTGATGCCTGATGTGATCGAACACAAGGTCCGCGCCCAGCTTGGCCGCTTTGCGTTTGAGGGCCAGAAAGGCGACACCAAGGTCAAGGACCTTTCGGGTGGGGAAAAGGCGCGCCTGCTGTTTGCGCTGATGACGCTTGATGCGCCGCATATGCTGATCCTTGACGAACCGACCAACCACCTTGATATCGACAGCCGCGATGCGCTGAACCATGCGTTGAATGCCTATGAAGGTGCGGTGATCATCATCAGCCACGATCCGTACCTGATCGAAGCCTGTGCGGATCGGTTGATTCTGGTGGCCGATGGCACGGTCAATGCCTTTGACGGCGACGTCGCCGAATATCGCCAGTATCTGCTGAACCGGGCGCGTGATGAACGCCGCGCGGACAAGGCAGAGGCCAACGAAAACGGCGAACCGGCACGGCCAGAGGACAAAGGCAACCGCAAGGCGCTCCGTCAACAGGCCGCCGAAAAGCGCAAGGCCGCAGCCCCCATCAAGCGCGAGATCGAAAATCTTGAAAAACAGATGGAAAAGCTGAGCGCGCGCCGCGACAAAATCAAGGAAGAAATGGCCGACCCGGCGCTTTACGAGCCCGATAACGCCACCAAACTGACCACCTTGCAAAAAGACCTCGGCAAGATCGAAAACGAACTGGCCGAGATCGAAACACGCTGGATGGAAAAGCAGGAAGAATACGAACAGAAGGTGGCGTAA
- the ndk gene encoding nucleoside-diphosphate kinase, whose amino-acid sequence MAIERTLSIIKPDATRRNLTGKINAVIEDAGLRIVAQKRVALTRAQAEGFYAVHKERSFFGELVDFMVSGPVVVQALEGENAVAKYREVMGATNPANAEEGTIRKQFAESIEANSVHGSDSLENAAIEISYFFAQTDIVG is encoded by the coding sequence ATGGCTATCGAACGCACTCTTTCGATCATCAAGCCGGACGCAACGCGCCGCAACCTGACTGGCAAAATCAATGCCGTCATCGAAGACGCAGGCCTTCGCATCGTCGCGCAGAAGCGTGTCGCTCTGACCCGTGCACAGGCTGAAGGCTTCTACGCTGTTCACAAAGAACGTTCGTTCTTTGGTGAACTGGTAGACTTCATGGTTTCCGGCCCGGTCGTCGTCCAGGCTCTGGAAGGCGAAAACGCCGTTGCCAAATACCGCGAAGTAATGGGTGCGACCAACCCGGCCAATGCCGAGGAAGGCACCATTCGCAAACAGTTTGCAGAATCCATCGAAGCGAACTCGGTCCATGGTTCGGACTCGCTTGAAAATGCTGCAATCGAAATTTCCTATTTCTTCGCCCAGACCGACATCGTCGGTTAA
- a CDS encoding aa3-type cytochrome c oxidase subunit IV: MQGSDYDAELVQVHENGWHGFIKFIIWNIISIVVLLVLLAAFLI, from the coding sequence ATGCAAGGAAGCGACTATGATGCCGAACTGGTCCAGGTCCACGAAAATGGCTGGCACGGTTTTATCAAGTTCATCATCTGGAACATTATTTCGATTGTCGTCCTTCTGGTCCTGTTGGCGGCATTCCTGATCTGA
- a CDS encoding aa3-type cytochrome c oxidase subunit IV: MQGNDYELTKTHVDIYNGFTVFMKWGTLSVIGLLIVMAIFLL; encoded by the coding sequence TTGCAGGGTAACGACTACGAACTGACCAAGACCCACGTTGATATCTATAACGGCTTTACCGTCTTTATGAAGTGGGGCACCCTTTCAGTGATCGGTCTGCTGATCGTGATGGCGATTTTCCTGCTCTGA
- a CDS encoding formylglycine-generating enzyme family protein, giving the protein MKRLYAGSALAAVCILGAAAIWFFGKDDGFVRLDGGTFRMGSDRHYQEERAAHQVTVGAFQIKKTEVTNAEFAEFVAETDYVTTAENDLDPQKYPGVPAYLLKAGSMVFAQPPNPVDSRDFRKWWRYVAGANWRHPLGPESTIDGMENHPVVQISPEDAAAYAKWAGGRLPTEAEWEFAARGGLDGNEYTWGEGYDPSQGWKANTWQGEFPNTDTKDDGYHGTAPVGSFAPNAYGLFDMAGNVWEHVSDWWVPFHTAGTQDNPQGPPKAIAATFADPSVGPMHVVKGGSWLCAPSYCLRYRPAARQQAETSLATNHVGFRIVKDVSP; this is encoded by the coding sequence TTGAAGAGACTCTATGCAGGTTCTGCGCTGGCTGCTGTGTGCATACTGGGTGCGGCAGCCATATGGTTTTTCGGCAAGGACGACGGTTTTGTGCGCCTTGACGGTGGCACCTTCAGGATGGGATCGGATCGCCACTATCAGGAAGAACGCGCTGCCCATCAGGTAACGGTCGGCGCGTTCCAAATCAAAAAGACCGAGGTGACAAACGCCGAATTCGCCGAATTTGTCGCCGAAACAGATTACGTCACCACCGCCGAGAACGACCTTGATCCGCAAAAATATCCGGGTGTGCCCGCCTATCTGCTAAAGGCCGGTTCCATGGTCTTTGCCCAGCCACCAAACCCGGTCGACAGCCGCGATTTTCGCAAATGGTGGCGTTACGTGGCCGGGGCAAACTGGCGGCATCCGCTTGGCCCCGAAAGCACGATTGACGGCATGGAAAACCATCCCGTGGTTCAGATATCCCCCGAAGACGCGGCGGCCTATGCCAAATGGGCCGGTGGTCGCCTGCCGACCGAAGCGGAATGGGAATTTGCCGCGCGCGGCGGTTTGGATGGCAACGAATATACCTGGGGCGAAGGATACGATCCGTCGCAAGGCTGGAAAGCCAATACCTGGCAGGGTGAATTTCCCAATACCGATACCAAGGATGATGGCTATCACGGGACCGCCCCGGTCGGATCGTTCGCCCCCAATGCCTATGGTCTTTTTGATATGGCGGGCAATGTCTGGGAACATGTGTCTGACTGGTGGGTACCGTTCCACACCGCCGGAACACAAGACAACCCGCAGGGTCCGCCCAAGGCAATTGCCGCCACCTTTGCCGATCCTTCTGTCGGCCCGATGCATGTGGTAAAGGGTGGGTCGTGGCTTTGCGCCCCGTCCTATTGCCTGCGATACCGTCCTGCCGCCCGCCAGCAGGCCGAAACCAGCCTTGCGACCAATCACGTCGGTTTCAGAATTGTCAAAGATGTCAGCCCGTAA
- a CDS encoding HAD family hydrolase — translation MWLKSVFHVLGVCLVTACMSVTGAMAQSDPLPSWNDGAPKQAIVDFVTAVTTEGGPDYVAPTDRIATFDNDGTLWSEQPMYVQLAFALDRIKQMAPDHPEWKDKEPYKSVLAGDLKGLAATGEKGVVELVAVTHAGMTSDEFTKIATDWIATAKHPKTGRLYTDMVYQPMLELVDYLHSNDFRVFIVSGGGIEFMRPWTEKVYGIPTERVVGSSIKTEYKVVDGKPVINRLPAVDFVDDKEGKPIGILGHIGKRPIAAFGNSDGDFQMLQWATSGDGKRFGLIVHHDDGDREVAYDRKSVFGKLDKALDEGPGLGWTIVSMKNDWKQVYPGQ, via the coding sequence ATGTGGCTCAAGTCAGTCTTTCATGTGCTCGGGGTCTGCCTCGTCACCGCCTGCATGTCCGTTACCGGTGCGATGGCACAGTCCGATCCGCTTCCTTCGTGGAATGACGGCGCACCAAAGCAGGCAATTGTTGATTTCGTGACGGCCGTAACCACCGAGGGTGGCCCGGACTACGTCGCCCCAACCGACCGGATTGCAACGTTTGACAATGACGGCACGCTCTGGAGCGAGCAGCCCATGTATGTGCAGCTTGCCTTTGCGCTTGATCGCATAAAACAGATGGCGCCCGATCACCCCGAATGGAAGGACAAGGAGCCCTATAAATCGGTCCTTGCCGGGGACCTGAAGGGTCTTGCTGCAACCGGTGAAAAGGGCGTGGTCGAACTGGTTGCCGTCACCCATGCCGGGATGACCAGCGATGAATTCACGAAAATCGCAACCGACTGGATCGCAACCGCAAAGCACCCCAAAACCGGCAGACTTTATACCGATATGGTCTATCAGCCGATGCTTGAACTGGTTGATTATCTTCATAGCAACGATTTCAGGGTCTTCATCGTTTCGGGCGGCGGTATCGAGTTCATGCGCCCCTGGACGGAAAAGGTTTACGGCATTCCGACGGAACGGGTTGTCGGTTCCTCGATCAAAACCGAATACAAGGTTGTCGACGGTAAACCGGTCATCAACCGTCTGCCAGCCGTCGACTTTGTCGATGACAAGGAAGGCAAGCCTATTGGCATTCTGGGCCATATCGGCAAACGCCCGATTGCCGCCTTTGGCAATTCGGACGGCGATTTCCAGATGCTGCAATGGGCAACGTCCGGGGACGGAAAACGGTTTGGCCTTATTGTCCATCATGATGATGGCGACCGCGAAGTTGCCTATGACCGCAAATCGGTATTTGGCAAACTCGACAAGGCTCTGGACGAGGGGCCCGGACTGGGCTGGACAATCGTCAGCATGAAAAACGACTGGAAACAGGTCTATCCCGGCCAGTAA
- a CDS encoding arylsulfatase, with amino-acid sequence MQPKIIAGLMAAGLACAALPGLAFAQNAQKPNILFIVSDDTGYGDTGPYLGGEARGMPTPNIDKLAEEGMMFTSFYAQPSCTPGRAAMQTGRIPNRSGMTTVAFQGQGGGLPAAEWTLASVLKTGGYDTYFTGKWHLGEEDYALPNAQGYDVMKYVGLYHLNAYTYADPTWFPDMPDDLRKMFTEVTKGSLSGKAGEKPTEDFKINGQYVDTPDKGVVGIPYFDGYVEKATVEFLEEASKKPDTPFFINVNFMKLHQPNMPHPDFEHKSISKSKYADSVVELDTRIGNIVNKLDELGLKDNTIVFWTTDNGAWQDVYPDAGYTPFRGTKGTVREGGNRVPAIVRWPGHVEPDTKSAAVVGGLDLMATFASVAGIELPKEDREGEPIIFDSYDMTPVWEGSGESEREAWFYFTENELTPGAARVGHYKAVFNLRGDNGAATGGLAVDSNLGWKGPESYVAAVPQIFDILQDPQERYDIFMNNYTERTWYLPVINQEVADLMKTYIKYPPRKAQSEVYTGPITLSQYQRFSYVRDALKNEGFNIGLPSGN; translated from the coding sequence ATGCAACCGAAAATCATAGCGGGCCTGATGGCCGCAGGACTTGCCTGCGCCGCCTTGCCGGGCTTGGCATTCGCCCAAAATGCGCAAAAGCCAAATATCCTGTTCATTGTTTCGGACGACACCGGTTATGGCGATACCGGTCCCTATCTGGGCGGCGAGGCCCGCGGTATGCCGACCCCCAATATCGACAAACTGGCCGAAGAAGGCATGATGTTCACATCCTTCTATGCCCAGCCAAGCTGCACACCGGGCCGTGCAGCCATGCAGACCGGCCGCATTCCGAACCGTTCGGGCATGACGACGGTGGCCTTTCAGGGACAGGGCGGCGGCCTTCCGGCAGCCGAATGGACTCTTGCCTCGGTACTGAAAACCGGTGGCTATGATACCTATTTCACCGGCAAGTGGCATCTGGGTGAAGAGGATTACGCCCTTCCCAATGCCCAAGGCTATGACGTGATGAAATATGTCGGCCTGTACCACCTCAATGCCTATACCTATGCCGATCCGACCTGGTTCCCCGATATGCCCGACGATCTTCGTAAAATGTTTACCGAGGTGACAAAGGGTTCGCTTTCGGGCAAGGCCGGTGAAAAACCGACCGAAGATTTCAAAATCAACGGCCAGTATGTCGACACCCCGGACAAAGGTGTCGTCGGTATTCCCTATTTTGACGGCTATGTTGAAAAAGCCACTGTCGAGTTCCTTGAAGAAGCGTCAAAGAAGCCCGACACGCCTTTCTTCATCAATGTCAACTTCATGAAGCTGCATCAACCCAACATGCCGCATCCCGATTTCGAACATAAATCGATTTCGAAATCCAAATATGCGGATTCCGTCGTTGAACTTGACACGCGCATCGGCAACATCGTCAACAAGCTCGACGAGCTGGGACTGAAAGACAACACCATCGTCTTCTGGACCACCGATAACGGCGCATGGCAGGACGTTTACCCGGATGCGGGTTATACGCCGTTCCGCGGCACCAAAGGTACCGTTCGTGAAGGCGGCAACCGCGTCCCGGCGATTGTTCGCTGGCCCGGCCATGTCGAGCCTGACACCAAAAGTGCGGCGGTTGTCGGCGGCCTTGATCTGATGGCAACCTTTGCATCCGTCGCCGGTATCGAACTGCCGAAAGAAGACCGGGAAGGCGAGCCTATCATCTTTGACAGTTACGATATGACCCCGGTCTGGGAAGGTAGCGGTGAGTCGGAACGTGAAGCATGGTTCTATTTCACCGAAAACGAACTGACTCCGGGTGCTGCCCGTGTCGGTCACTATAAGGCCGTCTTCAACCTGCGGGGTGATAACGGTGCCGCCACCGGTGGGCTGGCCGTTGATTCGAACCTCGGCTGGAAAGGCCCGGAAAGCTATGTCGCCGCGGTTCCGCAGATCTTTGACATCCTGCAAGATCCGCAGGAACGTTACGACATCTTCATGAACAACTACACCGAACGCACCTGGTATCTGCCGGTGATCAACCAGGAAGTCGCGGATTTGATGAAAACCTACATCAAGTACCCGCCGCGCAAGGCACAAAGCGAAGTCTATACCGGCCCGATCACGCTTAGCCAGTATCAGCGCTTCAGCTATGTACGCGATGCCCTGAAGAACGAAGGCTTCAATATCGGCCTGCCAAGCGGAAACTGA
- the purN gene encoding phosphoribosylglycinamide formyltransferase, producing the protein MGKVTPLKLAVLVSGGGSNLQAIIDACKASDYPAEIVLVFSNQPDAGGLERARRAGIRAEAISHKGFEGGREAYDSTVSGLIEESGADLVVLAGYLRLVSESFVTRWQGRLINIHPSLLPSFKGLHVHQAALDAGVKYSGCTVHYVVPEVDSGPIIAQAVVPVLPGDDAGTLAQRILKQEHRIYPQVIRWIAEGRVSTNDAGIVTVADANAPDFAQINPVPEPN; encoded by the coding sequence ATGGGAAAAGTAACACCGCTGAAGCTTGCCGTTCTGGTATCGGGCGGCGGGTCGAATCTTCAGGCGATCATTGATGCCTGCAAGGCGTCCGATTATCCGGCTGAAATCGTTCTGGTGTTTTCCAATCAGCCTGATGCCGGTGGGCTTGAACGTGCGCGCCGTGCCGGTATCCGGGCCGAAGCCATTTCGCACAAGGGCTTTGAAGGTGGTCGCGAGGCCTATGACAGCACGGTCAGCGGCCTGATTGAAGAATCCGGTGCCGATCTGGTGGTTCTGGCAGGTTACCTGCGTCTGGTCAGCGAAAGCTTTGTGACCCGCTGGCAGGGCCGCCTGATCAATATTCACCCGTCGCTTCTGCCAAGCTTCAAGGGCCTGCATGTTCATCAGGCTGCCCTTGATGCCGGGGTCAAATATTCCGGCTGCACGGTGCATTATGTGGTGCCCGAGGTTGATTCCGGCCCGATCATTGCGCAGGCCGTGGTGCCGGTCCTGCCCGGTGATGATGCGGGTACGCTCGCGCAGCGCATCCTTAAACAGGAACACCGCATCTATCCGCAGGTGATCCGCTGGATCGCCGAGGGCCGGGTTTCGACCAATGACGCCGGGATCGTAACGGTCGCCGATGCGAATGCACCCGATTTCGCGCAGATCAATCCGGTGCCTGAACCGAACTGA
- the purM gene encoding phosphoribosylformylglycinamidine cyclo-ligase: MTASNGLTYKDSGVDIDAGNALVDAIKPLAKATSRTGVTGGLGGFGALFDLKAAGYNDPVLVSCTDGVGTKLKVAFLADKHDTVGIDLVAMSVNDLVVQGAEPLLFLDYFATGKLAVEKATDVVAGIAEGCKQAGCALIGGETAEMPGMYADGEYDLAGFAVGAAERGELLDGSNVAEGDVILGLASSGVHSNGYSLVRKVVELAGLDYADDAPFAPGKNVGEALLEPTKIYVKSCLAVHKAGLVKALAHITGGGLTENVPRVLPENLTAVFDASTWEFLPIFKWLSKQGGIPSVEMARTFNCGIGMCVVVPADKADEAEALLRENGETVSQIGVIGPRAGDGPQVIIKNMAAAWEK; encoded by the coding sequence ATGACCGCCTCCAACGGCCTTACCTATAAGGACTCCGGTGTCGATATCGATGCTGGCAATGCCCTTGTCGATGCAATCAAACCGCTGGCCAAAGCAACCAGCAGAACCGGCGTTACCGGTGGTTTGGGGGGATTCGGCGCTTTGTTCGACCTGAAAGCTGCCGGTTACAATGATCCGGTTCTGGTTTCCTGCACCGACGGTGTCGGCACCAAGCTTAAAGTCGCCTTTCTGGCTGACAAACACGATACCGTCGGCATCGACCTTGTCGCCATGAGCGTCAATGACCTTGTGGTTCAGGGCGCAGAACCGCTTCTGTTCCTTGATTATTTTGCCACGGGCAAACTTGCCGTTGAAAAGGCAACCGATGTTGTTGCCGGCATTGCCGAGGGCTGCAAACAGGCAGGATGCGCATTGATCGGCGGGGAAACCGCCGAAATGCCGGGCATGTATGCGGACGGTGAATATGATCTGGCCGGTTTTGCGGTCGGGGCGGCGGAACGTGGCGAGTTGCTGGACGGTTCCAACGTTGCCGAGGGCGATGTGATCCTTGGTCTGGCGTCAAGCGGTGTTCATTCCAACGGTTATTCGCTTGTGCGCAAGGTTGTTGAACTTGCCGGACTTGATTACGCCGATGATGCCCCGTTTGCACCGGGCAAAAATGTTGGCGAGGCGCTGCTTGAACCGACCAAAATCTATGTCAAAAGCTGCCTTGCGGTGCATAAGGCCGGTCTGGTCAAGGCGCTGGCGCATATTACCGGTGGTGGTCTGACCGAAAACGTCCCGCGCGTTCTGCCGGAAAACCTGACGGCGGTGTTTGACGCCAGCACGTGGGAATTCCTTCCGATTTTCAAATGGCTGTCCAAACAGGGCGGCATTCCGTCGGTTGAAATGGCGCGTACCTTTAACTGCGGCATTGGCATGTGCGTTGTGGTTCCGGCCGATAAGGCCGATGAGGCCGAAGCATTGCTGCGTGAAAACGGCGAAACCGTCAGCCAGATCGGTGTGATCGGCCCGCGTGCCGGTGATGGCCCGCAGGTCATCATCAAGAACATGGCCGCTGCATGGGAAAAGTAA